The sequence below is a genomic window from Lolium perenne isolate Kyuss_39 chromosome 4, Kyuss_2.0, whole genome shotgun sequence.
AAACTGGAGCAGGTGAAGAGTCGGGCTCCACCTTATTACAGCTTAAAGCTAGAAGGAATAAAAACACAAGTGTGATACGACAAAGCCAGTCACATGAAAAAACTCAAATAGGTTAAAGATGATGTAGAGGGAAACTATAAAATGATTAAGAAACTATTATTGTGGATTGGCAAGTTCAGAAAAGTAATACTAGGTGGGAGTGACGTTACGTCTGCATGGTGGTCCAGCAAAACCTTCATAATATCATCCCTCCTATGACGGGCAGCAATATGCAGAGCTGTCCCACCAAGGTTTAATGCATCAACATAAGCTCCTTTGGAGAGTAAGAGCTCCACTATTTCACAGCTTCCTGCATAAAATAGACAGGATATATCTTTAGTCCACTATAGATTCTTTGTTCTTTGTTGCAAGTCCTTGTATGTCCAGTGATTTTCTGTCGCCGTCCTATCTAACACGTGTTAAGACACTTCAAATAAGAAACAATTCTAGAACTCTAAATTAGAAGACATGCTGAGATACAAAGTCAATAAATCATAGTTATGGCTTGTGAACTGGTGGAGTATGCAGAATTTGGAAAGATTTTTTCCAATCTTCAGACTTGGCTAAAATAAATTAACGATGTAGTTAGGAAATAATGGCCTTCTAGCTATTTTCGGCCATTTATTTTATATATCTGCATGATATGAGGTCTACGGGGAAGAAAGAAAGAACTTCCTCATACAGCCAGCACCTTTACTCTTTTTCTTCAGGCATTTGCCAGTATACATAAGTAATTAATGTCCACTCAGAAATTTTGACTCCATGTCTCACTGATATATGAGTCCTCACTCAGTACAAATGTAGAAACAGAACACTTAATTTGGAAGGATAAGTATGTGCAATAGATGCTTTTTTTGACAACAGATACTTATGGCGTAGAGATCGATACTACCTTCTTCTCCGACAGCAAGATGGAGAGGAGGAGTGCCACTGTGGTTGACCCTGTGTACATCAGCACCTTGATCAAGAAAGTAACGCACCAAATCCACATTCCGACGGCCAATCGCAAAGGTCAAAGGTGTACCGCCTGCCAGGGACGCCAAAGCAGAGAGGGGTAGCAGACATTCAGCCCGCTGAAGCAGAGAGGGATAGCAGTTTTTCTTGGCGTGGGCGTACGcagttcattttttttttttcatttcgaGACTGAGAGTAAAAGCAACTTTTATTAAGCAGGGAAGGGCGAGGGGTTGGTTGAAGGTATCGCACCGAACGGGCCGACATCGTCGACATCCATCCGGAGGTGCTCGACCAGGTAGCGGCACACGGGGAGGCTGCCGCCGAGGACGGCGGAGTGCAGCAGGCCATTGCCGTAGCCGTCCCTGACCGCGCCCAGCATCTCGGCCAGGCGACGGCCTTCCGCCCCCCTGCCCACCACCCTCGCGCCCCCTGGAAGGCGCCAAAATCAGCCACGGAAACATAGGGGAACCGGGGAAAATGAAGAAAAGAATCGCCGGCGGAGGCAGGTAAGTACTCTTGACGAAGCGGAGATCGCCGTCGAAGGCCGCCTTGAGAAAGGCCAAGTCGAAGGTAGGGTTGGAAGAGAATCGGCTGGGCTCGCAGGGAGGGAGGCCGCCAGCGCGGTCGAAGGCGGCGGGAGGGAAGAGAGGCGGATGCGGCGCCATGGCGACGCGGTAGGGTTTTAGCCCGGGGTTGGAGACGGTGAGGAAGAGGGATGCGTAGGCGGGAAGGGACTATGGAGGGAGTGGAATGGAGGCCGGGCGGGGAGGACGACGCGTGCAGGGACAGGGAATGGAAGATGGGGATGTTCTTTTTGATGTTGTTGGAAGCTGTGACCCGAGCATCTCCGACCGGCGCTGTATAAAAAAAAGCGATTAGTTTAGCGTGTGTGAGGCAATTTGATGCTCCAACAAATACCATAACTGACGCTGTAAAATAGAGGGCCGGGCAAAATCGCTATCTCTACACTATATCTACCGCGTCGGccattggagatgctcttagaggatGTGATGCATAGCAAGGCCATCTCCCTCCACAAAGCAGGTGAGTTGGCTGTGCATTTTGGCATGGGCCGAGTCATCTTCTCGACGAATTGTTTCAACCTGCAACATACAGTAATATTCGATGCGCAAGGCAGATCACCAAGGTGAATTCTCCTTCGCGAGGCAAGATATCTTATGGGTTTAGTGTTTATCGAGCACCAAGTAGTTTTTAGAGCAGAAGCTCTCATTTCCCCCCTCCTTCTCTCTCAACCGTGAACAGTAGTTGAgagtctcccccttctctccgggtcGATCCCGACCCCTCTCCGGCGGCTCTGCCGGCCGAAGATGGCGACGGAAAGGCGCCGGCGTAGGTGTAGATAGTTGTAATGGTCCCGTAGTGGCGTCTGCGAGTAGGTCATCAGTTCTCTCTCACCAGATCTGGTGCGTCCTGTTGTTGGGCGGTGTGGCGGCATGGCTCcggtggcgagggcgacggctgcGGCGCGGTTTCGACGCGGACATCTCGGCGAATAAGGTGGGTTGGAGCTCGTGCTTCTCGAGGTGCTAGCGCAGCATCGGGGAGCAGATCTGGGTGGCTTGCCGCTCGCGTCCATGGTGGGCATCCAGCGGAGCTGCTGCGGCGAGCTCGGTCAATAAGCGCTGCCTCCAGCAGCTGCAACTTCTTATTTTCCTTGTTGTcctcctggccggccatggtggcgaggggaAGGGCACCGAAGGCGACGACGAGGTTGTGGCGGCTGGCAGATCTCTTGCTGCTACTTTGAGCTTTCACACGGTGGCCAAAAGCTGGCCATCGATCTTGTTTGACCAAGATCCTGGAGTTCTTCAGCGGAGGACCGATGTCGGTGGCCATCGCCGCCTTGCCTCTGCATCTTATGGTCGAAGGGCGACCCTCCTCAGCCTCTCCTTCCCAGCCAAGCAGTCCGAGGGGAAGGCCTTCAGCTCCAGCCACGACGCCggaccaagtggttcgtccccggcgccGGTGTCGCTTTTGTGGTGGAGCGACGTATCGACGAAGTTCAGACGCGGAGCGGAGACGgaaggacctgattgctttttctACAATCTTTCTAGGATCCTTTCTGTAATATTTCAGTCCTTATCCAGAATTCTcctgttgacataggcatccccaatgggcctgccgaagatggtacccggggtttattggaggcccacgactcgatgaatatgatgattcggaagcccaagctaGTATTATGGAAAGCTAGAACtgtattaggaaatacatacttgtaatcttCCGGGATggattagaaaccctcccggactctgtaacttgtgtattctaAATCccccgactccacctcctatataagggggagtcgagggacaaagatatcatcgattcattgtttcacgcaaccctagttttcacatcgtcgagtacttttcggctgaaaccttcgagatctacttgccctctacttccgactaaaactctagtctacaatctgtaggcattgataagttaatcccttgtcaattggcgccgtctgtgggaattagaggtgtcaaggatctgatctcgatggcacgttcaagatcgtcgacttcgtcaactgcaagcaacgcgatggacagaggtaaacagatcggaactgatctagttgattttgttcctcacccgccctcccgtttagatgcatatgcgtatctggaggagcccatggagatgatgttcggaaagttccacttccgcgtcgagaaagaaggagcgtatcatctcgaagttccgatcttgtcgggattatcagcggtcgatcccgatttttcgagttcaacatcgtcaatcgagtccggcgacgaggagatttcgtcgccacgcttcgtcagcactatggcaagtgaaaaactcaccaagatcttcagcgacatgtctttcgagtcatctgcggactccgatataagcgatgactcaagcaacatcgacagcttcaacttcatcgacagatccactattgttggaaaggtcttcaccaatctctatgatggtgtcaccaaacccaacaaggttcagtatccaaaatatcatcagatttatgccatcggagaaccaagtcgcgatcaggaggagacatcagaggctttcgacgatgtggaaaatccatacgtcgatcccgctgaccttaggcgaggtttaggcactaaatatgtcgggcctacaccgtgtttaagggttcaacttccacaagaagcgtgggatagagccgcaagagctatggatggtacagaaccaatgactacaaATGCTAcgtcggaagaattgcaagcgtaccaatatagactcgcccgagttggacgagaattggaaaaacggacagctgctctgaatagaagaagggaggcagcttctgcgtcaagcaggcgaagggcggagttaagtcgacattcaggaacttcgggagatagtcacagagaagctcgaaatatagcaagatctcggctgcaaaacatacctgaggctgacagagaaaatctagttcaaaacctcgacatgtcctttatgtcgatagacacgagggggaatattatccctaagacaccggaagctgggtatatggcgacgcaagtcttcatcctcgcatccaagccacctcccggagatccaagagaagcattgtacaatatggcaatggcaggagtcggagccatgggaacggcgtttgtaaattcacctcccgaaggagcagcaaggcaaaatagtccatgacctactgcagcagcaccaggtcccgagagaacaagtggcgcaagagacacagcaacacaagcacgggtggacagagcacgacaaaatagaagggaacatcggcattccccatagatagatgacgaggatatatgtgggctgccgtgctttataaggagggtccggaaaactcgagttccttcagggtttaaattacccgataatttcaaaaaattcgacggcctgcaagatccagaggattagctagttgattatctcgagacggtgaagctgataggaggaaccagagcaacagccatgcaaagcattcaagtacatctgagcggagccgcgcgatcttggataaagaagcttccgctaggttccatcgacagctgggacagttttgaggacgtgttcgtcaagaatttccgatccacgtgcaaaaaacccgcatcactagaagagttgagatcgtgtcgacaaaagcatgataaatcaatgagaaagtacatccaaaggtggaacatcattaaaaactcggcagaaaacatatctgacgagagagcgatagatgcgttcgtagcaggaattcgacgaggagactttgtcgaagacttggggagaaccaacccaaggacagtatcagcattgatggagatagcaaacaggtgggcagacgGAGAGGATGATGTTCACAATAAATGGCACAGGTCGCCTGAAGATGACCGTAGTCGAAATTtctaaaatagacgacgatttcctcggcagttctcgagttatgatgctcctggccaaatatcggctggtttccgaggaaatactggaggaagcaatagagatgaatatcaaaggagtagcgagcagcgaggcgacaatagagatgactcccgaaataacaggcaaaatagtggaccaaggttccagagacctttcgtgtctcccgaggatatgatgaacgggccgtgtcagatgcatttttatctcgacagtaatgggaagagacagtcaggacatctgcagaaggactatcgaaattttcaaacaatgttgaggtttgcggggcaagccaatgctcaagcaacaaacagaaatccccaagggcccaggagtgagatccacttgccacctcctcccgcaattacggacgaaaatcggcaccagctcagaatagcggcgacaccacacccacctccatatgttgatctcaattccaacggtgcggtctcgatgattcagaaggctaggccgtccaatagagcacaaaaagtaatctcgcgacaagtgttcatggcagaaaagatgcctccaccaacgattgagtacctaaattggtcgggacaggacattggcttcacaatagcggatcacccgcagcaagttcctcgaccagggcagttagcacttatcttaccagcagtgattgcaggattcgacgtatctcgagtattcatagatggaggcagcaatctaaaccttatgtacgtagATACACTAaggagatgaacatatccctagcaaatctgaaaccaattgacacacgtttccatggtatcacgccagagaagccgagttatccgttggggaagatcaatctcgacgttcggtttgggacccgagaaaattacagaatagaaaggttggagtttgaagttgtggatttcccgtcgcagtatcacgctttgttgggacaacCAGCgtacgccaggtttatggcggtaccacactacacgtacctgttgtggaggttacctggacctaaaggaccaattacagtcaaagaaagttttgcgttagctgataaatgcgacaaagattttcatcgactgtcagaaagtttcgggatgcaagcagaatatatggcgtcaaggcttacaactgattatgatgtgttgccagatgtagggaggcctcttagggagccaacctttaacactaccaaagattccaaggaggtgcagattcacccgacagatccaaagaaaacgacgttcatcgcaacagacatggacctcgcataggaaaacgcgctcgtcgagttcctccgtgggcactggaaaatcttgcatggtgtccagctgacatgccaggagtacccagggaaattgccgagcaccacctcaacttggatccaatagcgagaccaattaaacaacctttacggcgtttttcggaaccaaaccgcaaagccatgctgtcagagattgatcgactcagagaagctggttttattaaagagctgcatacagaggccacgtgggtagctaacccagtgctagtcccgaagaaaaacacgaaagtcctttgcatgtgtgtcgactttacgtgtctcaataaacattgtccaaaggatcactttcccctcccaaggatcgatcaaatcatcgactccacggcaggatgtgagcatctttccttcctggacgcatgttctggttataaccagatcagattaaaagaagaagatgaggtcaagacagcgttcattacaccttatggcgtgttttgctacagaacaatgccttttggtctaaaaaacgcggtagcaacatatcagaggatgatgcagaagtgcttggcaacacagattggaaaaaatgtacaagtatacattgacgatgtcgtcataacatcaaaaaggggacaaccttgatcgaggatttaaaagaaactttcgacaaccttgacaagttctgcctcaagctgaacccgacaaagtgttccttcggcgtccctgcgggagaacttctcgggttcctagtttcagcaagagggatcgaggctaatccagaaaaaattcaagctatcgtaacaatgagaaagccaacaaagttgaaagaaatacaacagttaactgggcgagtcgcagctttaagcagattcgtcgccaggctgggagaaaaagcattgccgttctacgctctgatcaagcaaggagagaagtttcaatggaacgaagaggcagatatagctttcgaggatctcaagcgcacaatttcaacaccaccaatcttggtggcgcctaaggagaaggaacccctcttgttatacattgcagccacacctcagggtggtcagcacagcgcttgtagtcgaaagagaggaagaaggaaaactccatggagtacagaggccggtatatttcatcagtgaagttttatcgccttcaaaacagcggtacccgcagtaccagaagctagcatatggagtgtttacgacCGCAAGAAAATTGAGGCACTATTTtcagcgcatccgataatagtggtcaacgaggcgcctttatccaatatactaaacaatccagaggatacgggtcgtgtctccctttggggaatagagctttctccttgttgacgcgtaaagcacacgcccgttgggaatcccaagtggaaggtgtgatgcgtacagcagcaagtttccctcagtaagaaaccaaggtttatcgaaccagtaggagtcaaggagcacgtggaggttgttggtgacggagtgtagtgcggcgcaacaccagggattccggcggcaacgtggaacctgcacaacacaatcaaaatactttgccccaacttaacagtgaggttgtcaatctcatcagcttgctgtaaacaaaggattaaatgtatggtgtgaaaaatgatgtttgtatgcgaagaacagtaaagaataatgtttgcagtagattgtatttagatgtaaaagaatggaccggggtatacagttcactagtggtgtctctccaataagatatagcatgttgggtgaacaaattacagttgggcaattgacaaataaagagggcataacaatgcacatacatatcacgatgactactatgagatttaatcagggcattacgacaaagtacaaagaccgctatacagcatgcatctatgcctaaaaagtccaccttcgggttatcatccgcaccccttccagtattaagttgcaaacaacagacaattgcattaagtatggtgcgtaatgtaatcaacacaaatatccttagacaaagcattgatgttttatcccttgtggcaacagcacatccacaaccttagaactttctgtcactgtcccagatttaatggaggcatgaacccactatcgagcataaatactccctcttggagttacaagtatcaacttggccagagcctctactagcaatggagagcatgcaagaacataaacaacacatatatgatagattgataatcaacttgacatagtattccatattcatcggatcccaacaaacacaacatgtagcattacaaatagatgatcttgatcatgataggcagctcacaagatctaacatgatggcacaatgaggagaagacaaccatctagctactgctatggacccatagtccaggggttaactactcacacatcaatccagaggcgatcatggtgatgaagagtcctccgggagatgattcccctctccggcagggtgccggaggcgatttcctgaatcccccgagatgggattggcggcggcgacgcctctgaaaggttttccgtatcgtggctctgggtacaggggttttcgcgacgaaggctttaagtaggcggaagggtagggttggaggagtcacgaggggcccacacactagggcggcgcgggcccctccttggctgcgccgccttggtgtgtcgccacctcgtggccccacttcgtatcctcttcggtcttctggaagctccatggaaaaataataccctgggcgttgatttcgtccaattccgagaatatttcctttgtaggatttctgaaaccaaaaacaactgaaaacaacaactggctcttcggtatcttgttaataggttagtgccgaaaaatgcataataatgacataaagtgtgtataaaacatgtgagtatcatcataaaagtagcatggaacctaagaaattatagatacgtttgagacgtataaagcaaccccaagcttagttcctactcgccctcgagtaggtaaacggtaacaaagataatttctaaagtgacatgctatcataatcttgatcaatactattgtaaagcatatgagatgaatgcagcgattcgaagcaatggtaaagacaatgatttaaacaactgaatcatatagcaaaaacttttcatgaatagtactttcaagacaagcatcaataagacttgcataagagttaactcataaagcaatagattcttagtagaaagctttgaagcaacacaaaggaagatataagtttcagcagttgctttcaacttcaacatgtttatctcatggataattatcaacccaaagtaatatgatgaatgcaaataagcaagtatgtaggaatcaatgcacacagttgacacaagtgtttgcttctaagatagaaagaagtaggtaaactgactcaacataaaagtagaagaaaggcccttcgcagagggaagcatggattactatttttgtgctagagcttttcattttgaaaacatagaaacaattttgtcaacggtagtaataaagcatatgtgttacgcataagacatcctataagttgcaagcctcatgcatagattaccaatagtgcccgcaccttgtcctaattagcttggatttacatggattatcattgcataacatatgtttcaaccaagtgtcacaaaggggtacctctttgctgcctgtacaaaggtctaaggagaaggttcgcattggatttctcgcttttgattattctcaacttagacatccataccgggacaacatagacaacagataatggactcctctttaatgcataagcattcaacaacagataatattctcataagagattgaggattgttgtccaaactgaaacttccaccatggatcatggctttagttagcggcccaatgttcttctctaacaatatacatactcaaaccatttgatcatgataaatcacccttacttcagacaaggcgaacatgcatagcaactcacatgatattcaacaaaggtgtaatagttgatggcgtccccaggaacatggttaccgctcgacaagcaacttataagaaataagatacataagtacatattcaataccacaatagttttaagctatttttcccatgagctatatattgcaaagacaaagaatggaattttaaaggtagcacgcaagtaatttactttgaaatggcagagaaataccatgtagtaggtagttatggtggacacaaatgacatagtttttggctcaaggattttggatgcacgagaagtattccctctcaaaacaagacttaggctagcaaggttgtttgaagcaaactcaagtatgaactggtacaacaaaacttacataagaacatattgcaagcattataagactctacattgtcttccttgttgttcaaacacctcaccagaaaatatctagactctagagagaccaatcatgcaaaccaaatgtcaacaagctctacggtagttcttcactaataggtgcaaagtacatgatgcaagagcttaaacatgatgtatatgagcacaacaattgccaagtatcaaattattcaagacattataccaattaccacatgcagcattttctgtttccaaccatataacaatgaacgaagcagttcaaccttcgccatgaacattaagagtaaagctaagaacacatgtgttcatatgcaacagcggagcgtgtctctctcccaaacaaagaatgctaggatccgattttattcaaacaaaaacaaaaataaaaacataaagacgctccaagtaaagcacataagatgtgacggaataaaaatatagtttcactagaggtgacctgataagttgtcgatgaagaaggggatgccttgggcatccccaagcttagagttttcactcttcttaatcctattgtatcatcctcctctcccgatccttgaaaacttcctccacaccaaacttaaaacaaactcattagagggttagtgcataatcaaaaattcacatattcagaggtgacataatcattcttaacacttctggacattgcacaaagctactgaaagttaatggaacaaagaaatccatcaaacatagcaaaacaggcaatgcgaaataaaaggcagaatctgtcaaaacagaacaatctgtaaagacgaatttttctagggcacttagcttgctcatatgaaaatgctcaaattgaatgaaagttgcgtacatatctgaggattacgcacgtaaattggcagaattttctgagttacctacagacggggcggctcaatttcgtgacagtaagaaatctgtttctgcgcagtaatccaaatctagtatcatctttactatcaaagactttacttggcacaacaatgcaataaaataaagataaggagatgttgctacagtagtaacaacttccaagactcaacaaaacagtagcaaaataaaacatgagttatctcccaagaagtgctttctttatagccattaagatgagctcagtaattttaatgatgctctcgcaagaaataagagttgaagtaaaagagagcatcaaaagcaaataagaaacacttttaagtctaacccacttcctatgaaaaggaatcttgtacacaaataaattcatgaagaacaaagtgacaagcataggaagataaaacacaagtaacttcaaaattttcagcatatagagaggtgttttagtaacatgaaaacttctacaaccatattttcctctctcataataatttccagtagcatcatgaacaaactcaacaatataactatcacataaagcattcttatcatgagctcatgcataaaataattactactcccaacataagcatagtcattcttattaattgtagtgggagcaaattcaacaaagtagctatcatttttattctcatcaaatataggaggtatagtataatcataataaactttatcctccatagtaggtggcaccaaaataccactatcatcataaatcggaggcaaagtatcatcaaagtaaattttctcctccatgcttgggggactaaaaatatcatgctcatcaaaaccagcttccccaagcatagaattttccatagcattagcaacaatggtgttcaaagcattcatactaataacattgccattagcatgcatataaagttccataggttttttaattttctcttcaaactcctcatgtcctaactcaagataaatactataaagatctctaatatttttgttgttttccattaagcctaactagtgaaatcacacaacttagtgttctcaggagtattcattttaacagtagtaaaaataagtaaagcaagtaactaattttttttgtatttttgatatatagaacaaacaaagcagtaaataaaataaagtaaagcaagacaataacaaagtaaagagattggatgtgggagactccccttgcagcgtgtcttgatctccccgacaacggcgccaaaaatttagcttgttgacgcgtaaagcacacgcccgttgggaaccccaagtggaaggtgtgatgcgtacaaagccaagtttccctcagtaagaaaccaaggtttatcgaaccagtaggagtcaaggagcacgtgaa
It includes:
- the LOC127294473 gene encoding uncharacterized protein isoform X3 → MAPHPPLFPPAAFDRAGGLPPCEPSRFSSNPTFDLAFLKAAFDGDLRFVKRGARVVGRGAEGRRLAEMLGAVRDGYGNGLLHSAVLGGSLPVCRYLVEHLRMDVDDVGPFGGTPLTFAIGRRNVDLVRYFLDQGADVHRVNHSGTPPLHLAVGEEGSCEIVELLLSKGAYVDALNLGGTALHIAARHRRDDIMKVLLDHHADHKIALGGTGYTALFIATAMCSLKCVKLLLEAGADVDGACKETPLMIAATAGSTDILKCLVLAGADANIPNSLGRASIEIAARSGRRENVEILFPVTSQIPSVRDWSVDGIITHVKSVRPVKKVMLASAKFRAHEAFKNGNYYAAAHIYRECML